The Saccharomonospora glauca K62 genome has a segment encoding these proteins:
- a CDS encoding SMI1/KNR4 family protein has translation MLGTKTRELLDRARGPLGPTVSVDFGCEHGPLAELAELLSEMNGFFAFNAGLQIFRVGDEGVGPELSQWNSGEMWKEVFEGLADDVFCFGQDVLGMQFAIRNGSEVVRFDPENARSYPVGNSLEDWAAWLLSRTNINATATLAKVWQDRNGALEPHERLLPLRFFELGGEVSLDNLKVVDAVEAMRLRGPIAVQLRRDRAGDDLGTAVEYASD, from the coding sequence ATGCTCGGCACGAAGACTCGGGAGCTGCTCGACAGGGCACGCGGTCCGCTCGGACCGACAGTGTCCGTCGACTTCGGATGTGAACACGGACCGCTCGCGGAACTGGCCGAGCTTTTGTCCGAAATGAACGGATTCTTCGCGTTCAACGCCGGTCTCCAGATCTTCCGCGTAGGCGACGAGGGGGTCGGTCCGGAGTTGTCCCAATGGAACTCCGGGGAGATGTGGAAGGAGGTGTTCGAAGGGTTGGCCGACGACGTCTTCTGTTTCGGTCAGGACGTCCTCGGCATGCAGTTCGCGATCAGGAACGGTTCCGAGGTCGTGCGCTTCGATCCCGAGAACGCACGCAGTTATCCGGTCGGAAACTCTCTCGAGGACTGGGCAGCGTGGCTGCTGAGCAGGACGAACATCAACGCGACGGCCACGCTCGCCAAGGTTTGGCAGGATCGGAACGGAGCACTGGAGCCCCACGAGCGGCTCCTCCCGTTGCGGTTCTTCGAGCTCGGGGGCGAAGTCAGTCTCGACAACCTCAAGGTCGTTGACGCGGTGGAGGCCATGCGTCTCCGGGGACCGATCGCGGTCCAGCTCCGACGTGACCGTGCCGGGGACGATCTCGGCACGGCCGTCGAGTACGCGTCGGACTAG
- a CDS encoding allantoate amidohydrolase, which yields MTTAIALLETLADVGVDRLRGGYSRHGFDRADAELREWFTAEATARGLDVSTDRNGNLWAWWGTPGPNAVVTGSHLDSVPGGGAFDGPLGVVAALSALDALRAEGFRPTRPLAVVVFAEEEGGRFGVPCLGSRLLAGTLDADRARNLKDADGTTLAEAVRAAGLDPRWLGPEPELVSRIGCFVELHVEQGRGLADLDAPVGVASSILAHGRWRLTFHGEGNHAGATPLADRRDPMVPAASLVLAARRVAGSVPGARATVGRLVPTPGGTNVIPSTVDVWLDARAPGDADTRHLVDDVVAAAREAAEAEGCTVTVREESYGDTVIFDGGLRDELTSLLGGAPALPTGAGHDAGVLAGRVPTAMLFVRNPTGVSHAPAEHAEPDDCEAGVAALARVLTHLAGAPC from the coding sequence ATGACGACCGCGATCGCGTTGCTGGAGACCCTCGCCGACGTGGGCGTCGACCGCCTCCGGGGCGGCTACTCCCGGCACGGCTTCGACCGGGCCGACGCCGAGCTGCGGGAGTGGTTCACCGCCGAGGCCACGGCGCGGGGACTGGACGTGAGCACCGACCGCAACGGCAACCTCTGGGCGTGGTGGGGGACGCCGGGGCCGAACGCCGTGGTCACGGGCAGCCACCTCGACTCCGTGCCGGGCGGCGGGGCGTTCGACGGGCCGCTCGGCGTCGTGGCGGCGCTTTCGGCCCTCGACGCGCTGCGCGCCGAGGGCTTCCGCCCCACCCGCCCGCTGGCGGTGGTCGTGTTCGCCGAGGAGGAGGGCGGGCGCTTCGGGGTGCCCTGTCTGGGCTCGCGGCTGCTGGCGGGAACGCTGGACGCCGACCGGGCCCGCAACCTGAAGGACGCGGACGGCACCACCCTCGCCGAGGCGGTCCGCGCGGCGGGACTCGACCCCCGGTGGCTCGGACCGGAACCCGAGCTGGTGTCCCGCATCGGGTGCTTCGTGGAGCTGCACGTGGAGCAGGGACGCGGGCTGGCGGACCTCGACGCGCCCGTGGGCGTGGCGAGCTCGATCCTCGCGCACGGCCGATGGCGGTTGACCTTCCACGGCGAGGGCAACCACGCCGGAGCCACCCCGCTCGCCGATCGCCGCGACCCGATGGTGCCCGCGGCCTCGCTCGTGCTGGCCGCCCGGCGGGTGGCGGGGTCGGTTCCCGGCGCCCGTGCCACCGTGGGCCGCCTCGTCCCCACACCGGGCGGCACGAACGTCATCCCCTCCACCGTGGACGTCTGGCTGGACGCGCGCGCACCCGGCGACGCCGACACGCGGCACCTCGTCGACGACGTCGTGGCGGCGGCGCGCGAGGCCGCCGAGGCCGAGGGCTGCACCGTCACCGTCCGCGAGGAGTCCTACGGCGACACGGTGATCTTCGACGGCGGACTACGGGACGAGCTGACGAGCCTGCTCGGGGGAGCACCCGCCCTGCCGACCGGCGCCGGACACGACGCGGGAGTGCTCGCTGGACGCGTGCCCACCGCGATGCTGTTCGTGCGCAACCCCACCGGGGTCAGTCACGCCCCGGCCGAACACGCCGAGCCCGACGACTGCGAGGCCGGGGTCGCCGCGCTCGCCCGTGTCCTCACTCACCTCGCGGGGGCGCCGTGCTGA
- the hutH gene encoding histidine ammonia-lyase — protein MRAVAIGLTPLSREEVVAVAREGAPVELTTEALKAVTTARAHVDALAASERPVYGVSTGFGALAVKYIPDERRAALQRSLVRSHAAGAGPEVEREVVRALTLLRLRTLTTGHTGVRPTTVRAMADLLNAGIAPVVHEYGSLGCSGDLAPLSSIALALTGEGEVRDGHGRLRPAAEALADAGLEPIELGEKEGLALINGTDGMLGMLVLALADLRRLLDTADLTAAMSVESLLGTDRVFAEDLQQLRPHPGQAESARRMRRFLAGSEIVASHRGPDCTRVQDAYSLRCAPQVHGAARDTMAHAETVADRELAAVVDNPVVLADGRVESNGNFHGAPLAYVLDFLAIAVADVASMAERRTDRLLDVARSHGLPPFLADDPGVDSGHMIAHYTQASVVAELKRLAVPASVDSIPTSAMQEDHVSMGWAAARKLRRAIDGLTTVLAVELLTAARALDLRAPLAPAPATAAALAELRRHVPGPGPDRHLAPELAEAGELIRSGTALRAAETCGEES, from the coding sequence ATGCGAGCTGTTGCCATCGGACTCACGCCGCTGTCGCGTGAGGAGGTCGTCGCCGTCGCCAGGGAAGGCGCGCCCGTGGAGCTGACCACGGAGGCGTTGAAGGCCGTCACGACGGCGAGAGCCCACGTCGACGCGCTGGCCGCCTCCGAGCGTCCCGTCTACGGCGTGTCCACCGGGTTCGGCGCGCTGGCGGTGAAGTACATCCCCGACGAGCGCCGGGCCGCCCTGCAACGATCCCTCGTGCGCTCCCACGCCGCCGGAGCCGGTCCAGAGGTGGAGCGGGAGGTCGTGCGCGCATTGACACTGCTGCGGCTGCGCACCCTCACCACCGGTCACACCGGCGTGCGACCGACCACGGTGCGGGCCATGGCCGACCTGCTCAACGCCGGGATCGCGCCCGTCGTGCACGAGTACGGCTCGCTCGGCTGCTCCGGCGACCTCGCGCCGCTGTCGTCGATCGCACTGGCCCTCACCGGTGAGGGCGAGGTCCGCGACGGCCACGGACGGCTCCGGCCCGCCGCCGAGGCACTCGCCGACGCGGGACTGGAGCCGATCGAGCTGGGGGAGAAAGAAGGGCTCGCCCTCATCAACGGCACCGACGGCATGCTCGGCATGCTCGTGCTGGCACTCGCCGACCTCCGCCGCCTGCTCGACACCGCCGACCTCACCGCCGCGATGAGCGTGGAGAGCCTGCTGGGCACCGACCGGGTCTTCGCCGAGGACCTCCAGCAGCTCCGCCCCCACCCCGGCCAGGCCGAGTCGGCGCGGCGCATGCGGCGCTTCCTCGCGGGCTCCGAGATCGTGGCCAGCCACCGCGGGCCCGACTGCACGCGCGTGCAGGACGCCTACTCCCTGCGTTGCGCCCCCCAGGTGCACGGCGCGGCACGAGACACGATGGCCCACGCCGAGACCGTCGCCGACCGGGAGCTCGCCGCCGTCGTCGACAACCCCGTGGTGCTGGCCGACGGCCGCGTGGAGTCCAACGGCAACTTCCACGGCGCCCCACTGGCATACGTGCTGGACTTTCTCGCCATCGCGGTGGCCGACGTGGCGAGCATGGCCGAACGCCGCACCGACCGGCTGCTCGACGTCGCCCGCTCCCACGGCCTGCCGCCGTTCCTCGCCGACGACCCCGGCGTCGACTCCGGCCACATGATCGCCCACTACACCCAGGCGTCCGTGGTCGCCGAGCTGAAGCGACTGGCCGTGCCCGCCTCCGTGGACTCCATCCCCACCAGCGCCATGCAGGAGGACCACGTGTCCATGGGCTGGGCCGCGGCCCGCAAGCTGCGCCGGGCGATCGACGGCCTGACCACCGTGCTCGCCGTCGAGCTCCTCACGGCCGCGCGGGCTCTCGACCTGCGCGCCCCGCTTGCCCCGGCCCCGGCCACGGCGGCGGCCCTGGCCGAGCTGCGTCGCCACGTTCCCGGTCCCGGACCCGACCGGCACCTCGCTCCGGAACTCGCCGAGGCAGGCGAGCTGATCCGCTCCGGCACCGCGTTGCGCGCTGCCGAAACCTGTGGGGAGGAATCATGA
- a CDS encoding Lrp/AsnC family transcriptional regulator encodes MSVFLDAEDLDLVAALQVDPRAPLSRVAEVLGWSSSTVSRRLARLESARLLRVIGQLDWSITGHGNPWHVWVETAPEQINEVANALSEIPQTQFVATTAGRADVFCTMQAAEPNGVHQLLNRISAIRGVRSTHTELVLRGVKKADSWRLPRLSAEQVAALSANDGPPCDEPVELDDDMWATLRLLRRNGRISTAQVARELGVGQSTAYRMVQSLLRRKLVRPRVEIEPSLLGYALEAIVALTVTPASVKPVAEALAEHPSARYVTIVAGTSSVVHHGIFRDEDALSELLTEDLADLPGVATFDVSVVREVRKRYWLGRTGGRLDD; translated from the coding sequence ATGAGCGTGTTCCTCGACGCGGAAGATCTGGACCTGGTCGCGGCACTACAAGTCGATCCCCGCGCTCCCCTGTCCCGCGTCGCGGAGGTCCTCGGTTGGTCGTCGAGCACCGTGAGCCGCCGCCTCGCCCGCCTGGAGTCCGCTCGGCTGCTGCGGGTCATCGGCCAACTCGACTGGTCGATCACCGGGCACGGGAACCCGTGGCACGTGTGGGTCGAGACGGCTCCCGAGCAGATCAACGAGGTCGCGAACGCGCTCAGCGAGATCCCCCAGACCCAGTTCGTCGCGACCACGGCCGGGCGCGCCGACGTCTTCTGCACGATGCAGGCCGCGGAGCCGAACGGTGTCCACCAGCTGCTGAACCGCATCTCCGCGATCCGAGGAGTGCGTTCCACGCACACCGAACTCGTGCTCCGTGGGGTCAAGAAAGCGGACTCGTGGCGGTTGCCCCGGCTCAGTGCCGAACAGGTGGCCGCCCTCAGCGCGAACGACGGGCCGCCCTGTGACGAGCCCGTCGAACTCGACGACGACATGTGGGCGACGCTGCGCCTGCTGCGGCGGAACGGGCGCATCTCGACCGCGCAGGTGGCGCGTGAGCTCGGCGTCGGCCAGTCGACCGCCTACCGCATGGTGCAGTCACTGCTGCGCCGGAAGCTGGTCCGGCCGCGGGTGGAGATCGAACCGAGCCTGCTCGGCTACGCGCTGGAGGCGATCGTGGCCCTCACCGTCACCCCCGCCTCCGTCAAACCGGTCGCCGAGGCACTGGCCGAGCATCCCTCCGCCCGCTACGTCACCATCGTCGCGGGCACGTCGTCGGTGGTGCACCACGGCATCTTCCGCGACGAGGACGCCCTCTCCGAGCTGCTGACCGAGGACCTCGCGGACCTTCCCGGCGTCGCGACGTTCGACGTGTCCGTAGTCCGCGAGGTCCGCAAGCGCTACTGGCTCGGCCGCACCGGCGGTCGCCTCGACGACTGA
- a CDS encoding alpha/beta hydrolase produces the protein MYPRLVARARHSAASGFATATVELPGSGDRPRWEALERARGGLNRALEAGEAIGDEIVGSLVLPLVDKAVPEWRAALAALLALSGIDGPCGYSGGVIFLGIRLAVVVEPRIVAAGLFTGSFVPRSMSEEARRVTIPLHVLLQWDDERNDRQAAPELFDAFGSAEKTLIANLGGHTGVPESAGDAATQFFVRHLR, from the coding sequence ATGTATCCCCGGCTGGTGGCTCGGGCCCGGCACTCCGCGGCGTCGGGTTTCGCCACGGCCACCGTCGAGCTTCCCGGAAGCGGGGATCGCCCCCGCTGGGAGGCCCTCGAACGTGCCCGCGGCGGCCTGAACCGGGCTCTGGAGGCCGGTGAGGCGATCGGCGACGAGATCGTCGGCTCCCTCGTCCTTCCCCTCGTCGACAAGGCGGTCCCGGAATGGCGAGCCGCCCTCGCCGCCCTGCTGGCGCTGTCCGGGATCGACGGCCCGTGCGGCTACTCGGGAGGGGTGATCTTCCTCGGCATCCGACTGGCGGTGGTGGTGGAACCCCGCATCGTGGCCGCCGGCCTGTTCACCGGGAGTTTCGTGCCTCGCTCGATGTCCGAGGAGGCTCGCCGGGTCACCATCCCGCTGCATGTGCTGCTGCAGTGGGACGACGAACGCAACGACCGGCAGGCGGCCCCGGAGCTGTTCGACGCCTTCGGGTCGGCGGAGAAAACGCTGATCGCCAACCTGGGCGGGCACACCGGCGTCCCGGAATCGGCGGGGGATGCCGCGACCCAGTTCTTCGTCCGGC
- a CDS encoding suppressor of fused domain protein → MSTSDNQTELLEHLKSYLGTIRQIESARSEEGNRGYDLVVFHREDPGITTVATNGLRFQQITSMLPEELVCTLWEAHAHIAHYLVDTMASIILRNGRGLDYGVVVGSEEPIIDETEIRAVLVHPSPYFGGGFDLFPSRDAAKLQIISLIPITANEHELVKERGSEALFEKFRENRTNLFDIRRPSAV, encoded by the coding sequence ATGTCCACATCGGATAATCAGACGGAATTGCTCGAACACCTCAAGTCCTATTTGGGCACCATCCGACAGATCGAGTCCGCCCGCTCCGAGGAGGGAAACCGAGGCTACGACCTGGTCGTCTTCCACAGGGAAGACCCCGGAATCACCACGGTGGCCACGAACGGGCTGAGGTTCCAGCAGATCACCTCGATGTTGCCGGAAGAACTCGTCTGCACCCTGTGGGAAGCACACGCGCACATCGCCCACTACCTCGTGGACACGATGGCGTCGATCATCCTCCGCAACGGGCGCGGCCTCGACTACGGAGTCGTCGTCGGCAGTGAGGAACCGATCATCGACGAGACCGAGATCCGAGCCGTCCTCGTCCACCCCAGCCCGTACTTCGGGGGCGGTTTCGACCTCTTCCCCAGCCGAGACGCCGCCAAGTTGCAGATCATCTCGCTGATCCCGATCACCGCCAACGAGCACGAACTGGTCAAGGAGCGAGGTTCGGAAGCACTCTTCGAGAAGTTCCGGGAGAACCGGACCAACCTCTTCGACATCCGCCGTCCGTCGGCCGTTTGA
- the hutU gene encoding urocanate hydratase: MSTPVRAARGTTLTARSWATEAPLRMLCNNLDPEVAERPEDLVVYGGTGKAARDWPSFHAITRELTDLRDDETLLVQSGRPVGVLRTHEWAPRVLIANSNLVPDWASWPEFRRLDALGLTMYGQMTAGSWIYIGTQGILQGTYETFAAVAEKRFGGSLRGTLTVTAGLGGMGGAQPLAVTMNEGVALVVECDAERARRRVETRYLDEIASDLDSAIRTVEQAKRDGTPLSVAVIGNAAEVLPELLRRGVAVDVVTDQTSAHDPLAYLPKGVAVADWHDYAETKPDEFTDRARESMAEHVEAMVGFLDAGAEVFDYGNSLRSEAKLGGCERAFDYPGFVPAYIRPLFCEGKGPFRWAALSGEASDIAATDRAVLDLFGDNERLARWIRLAGERVAFQGLPARICWLGYGERHLAGERFNDMVARGELAAPVVIGRDHLDCGSVASPYRETEGMADGSDAIADWPLLNALVNTASGATWVSIHHGGGVGMGRSIHAGQVTVADGTELAARKIERVLTNDPATGVLRHADAGYERARRVADERGLRIPVRKPVREPEVTA, translated from the coding sequence ATGAGCACACCCGTGCGAGCGGCCCGCGGCACCACTTTGACCGCGCGGTCGTGGGCCACCGAAGCACCACTGCGCATGTTGTGCAACAACCTCGACCCCGAGGTGGCCGAGCGGCCCGAGGACCTCGTGGTCTACGGCGGCACCGGCAAGGCGGCGCGCGACTGGCCCAGCTTCCACGCCATCACCCGCGAACTCACCGACCTCCGCGACGACGAGACGCTGCTCGTGCAGTCGGGCCGCCCGGTGGGCGTGCTGCGCACCCACGAGTGGGCGCCACGAGTCCTCATCGCGAACAGCAACCTGGTGCCCGACTGGGCGAGCTGGCCCGAGTTCCGCCGCCTGGATGCGCTCGGCCTGACGATGTACGGGCAGATGACGGCCGGTTCGTGGATCTACATCGGCACGCAGGGCATCCTGCAGGGCACCTACGAGACGTTCGCGGCCGTGGCGGAGAAGCGGTTCGGCGGTTCGCTGCGCGGCACACTGACCGTCACCGCCGGTCTCGGCGGGATGGGCGGGGCCCAACCGCTGGCCGTCACCATGAACGAGGGCGTGGCGCTGGTGGTCGAGTGCGACGCCGAGCGCGCGCGCCGCCGGGTCGAGACCCGCTACCTCGACGAGATCGCCTCCGATCTCGACAGTGCGATTCGGACGGTGGAGCAGGCGAAGCGGGACGGCACGCCGCTTTCGGTGGCCGTCATCGGCAACGCCGCCGAGGTGCTGCCCGAGCTGCTGCGGCGCGGGGTGGCGGTCGACGTCGTCACTGACCAGACCTCCGCGCACGACCCGCTGGCCTACCTGCCCAAGGGCGTCGCCGTCGCGGACTGGCACGACTACGCCGAGACCAAACCCGACGAGTTCACCGACCGCGCGCGCGAGTCGATGGCCGAGCACGTCGAGGCGATGGTCGGCTTCCTCGACGCGGGCGCGGAGGTGTTCGACTACGGCAACTCGCTGCGCAGCGAGGCGAAACTCGGCGGCTGCGAGCGGGCGTTCGACTATCCCGGATTCGTGCCCGCCTACATCCGGCCGCTGTTCTGCGAGGGCAAGGGCCCGTTCCGCTGGGCGGCGCTGTCGGGCGAGGCGTCGGACATCGCCGCCACCGACCGCGCCGTGCTCGACCTCTTCGGCGACAACGAACGACTGGCACGCTGGATTCGTCTCGCGGGGGAGCGCGTGGCGTTCCAGGGGCTGCCCGCGCGGATCTGCTGGCTCGGCTACGGCGAGCGGCACCTCGCGGGCGAGCGGTTCAACGACATGGTCGCGCGCGGGGAGCTGGCCGCTCCCGTTGTGATCGGCAGGGACCACCTCGACTGCGGCTCGGTGGCCTCGCCGTACCGGGAGACGGAGGGCATGGCCGACGGCTCCGACGCCATCGCCGACTGGCCGCTGCTCAACGCGCTGGTCAACACGGCATCGGGGGCCACCTGGGTGTCGATCCACCACGGCGGCGGAGTCGGCATGGGCCGGTCGATCCACGCCGGCCAGGTCACCGTCGCCGACGGCACCGAGCTCGCGGCCCGCAAGATCGAACGCGTCCTCACCAACGACCCCGCCACGGGTGTGCTGCGCCACGCCGACGCGGGGTACGAGCGGGCGCGGCGGGTGGCCGACGAGCGAGGACTGCGCATCCCCGTCCGAAAGCCCGTTCGCGAGCCGGAGGTCACGGCATGA
- a CDS encoding IclR family transcriptional regulator — MGQSSDVPALRRGLAVLRLLAAKAEPVTASSVARELGLPRSTTYHLLAELSAAGFVTHLPEQRRYGLGVAAFEVGAAYLRHDPLEGLARPLLRKLTSRIDLTAHLGVLHGAETLYLLREQPRWPLGLVTEVGVRLPAHLPASGRAILAHLPEAQVRALFPRTESFVLRTGRGPSDLPKLRRLLTVERRRGWAIEDGYVTEGFASVAAPVVNPDGRPIAAISVTFRHECDGDTECGQQWPELAAEVRAAATELTARVAGRSG, encoded by the coding sequence ATGGGTCAAAGCAGTGACGTGCCCGCGCTGCGGCGTGGGCTGGCGGTGCTGCGGCTGTTGGCGGCGAAGGCCGAGCCGGTGACGGCCAGCTCGGTGGCGCGGGAGCTGGGCCTGCCCCGATCCACGACCTACCATCTGCTGGCCGAGCTGTCGGCGGCCGGTTTCGTGACCCATCTGCCCGAGCAGCGCCGGTACGGCCTCGGGGTGGCAGCCTTCGAGGTGGGAGCGGCCTACCTGCGGCACGACCCGTTGGAGGGACTGGCCCGGCCGTTGCTGCGCAAGCTCACCTCCCGTATCGACCTCACCGCCCACCTGGGGGTCCTGCACGGTGCCGAGACGCTGTACCTGCTGCGGGAGCAGCCGCGGTGGCCACTGGGGCTGGTGACGGAGGTGGGCGTGCGGTTGCCCGCCCACCTACCCGCGTCCGGCCGGGCGATCCTGGCGCACCTTCCCGAGGCCCAGGTGCGCGCACTGTTCCCCCGCACGGAGAGTTTCGTGCTCCGCACCGGCCGAGGGCCGAGCGATCTGCCGAAGCTGCGGCGGCTGCTGACGGTGGAACGCCGCCGAGGTTGGGCCATCGAGGACGGCTACGTCACGGAGGGCTTCGCCTCGGTGGCCGCGCCGGTGGTCAACCCGGACGGCAGGCCGATCGCAGCGATCAGCGTGACGTTCCGTCACGAGTGCGACGGCGACACCGAGTGCGGGCAGCAGTGGCCGGAGCTGGCGGCCGAGGTGCGGGCCGCGGCCACCGAACTCACCGCCCGCGTCGCCGGGCGCTCCGGGTGA
- a CDS encoding M20 family metallopeptidase: MALDDVATWTKQALPELTDDLRMLVELETPSNDKALLDRGLDALSRWLVDRLGEPDESVRHDGGEHGDALEATYTGTKPGTVLVLCHYDTVWPAGTLAEWPFEVRDGRASGPGVFDMKHGIVQAVWALRCLRELDLPRPTVRFLFNGDEEIGSPSARPHIERLSEDALATLVLEASVDGALKTARKGVGLFDVTVEGIESHAGLDPEAGVSAIHQLAELIPRIVAAAAPEKGTTINVGLVEGGSGRNVVARHATCGIDIRVSDPAEQTRLDEMFAALRPSDFRARLIVEGQWNRPPMVEHEESRKLFAVARGVADELGWAKLDGVAVGGASDGNFVSGLGRPVLDGLGAVGAGAHARHEHVLLDHMPARTALVAGILTALADRS; the protein is encoded by the coding sequence ATGGCATTGGACGACGTCGCCACCTGGACCAAGCAGGCGCTGCCCGAGCTGACCGACGACCTGCGGATGCTCGTGGAGCTGGAGACCCCCAGCAACGACAAGGCGCTGCTCGACCGCGGACTCGACGCTCTCTCGCGGTGGCTGGTGGACCGCCTCGGCGAGCCGGACGAGTCGGTCCGCCACGACGGTGGCGAGCACGGCGACGCGCTCGAAGCGACCTACACCGGAACCAAGCCGGGCACCGTGCTGGTGCTGTGCCACTACGACACCGTGTGGCCCGCGGGCACGCTCGCGGAGTGGCCGTTCGAGGTGCGTGACGGGCGCGCGAGCGGCCCCGGCGTGTTCGACATGAAGCACGGCATCGTGCAGGCGGTGTGGGCGCTGCGGTGCCTGCGTGAGCTGGACCTGCCGAGGCCGACGGTGCGGTTTCTGTTCAACGGGGACGAGGAGATCGGCAGCCCGTCCGCCCGCCCCCACATCGAACGGCTCAGCGAGGACGCCCTCGCCACCCTCGTGTTGGAGGCGTCGGTCGACGGCGCGTTGAAGACGGCGCGCAAGGGCGTCGGTCTCTTCGACGTCACCGTGGAGGGCATCGAGTCACACGCCGGCCTGGACCCCGAGGCCGGCGTCAGCGCCATCCACCAGCTCGCCGAGCTGATCCCCCGGATCGTCGCCGCCGCCGCGCCGGAGAAGGGCACGACGATCAACGTCGGCCTCGTCGAAGGCGGCAGCGGGCGCAACGTCGTGGCCCGGCACGCGACGTGCGGCATCGACATCCGCGTCTCCGACCCGGCCGAGCAGACGCGGCTCGACGAGATGTTCGCGGCCCTGCGGCCGTCGGACTTCCGCGCGCGCCTGATCGTCGAGGGGCAGTGGAACCGGCCGCCCATGGTCGAGCACGAGGAGTCCCGGAAGCTGTTCGCCGTGGCACGGGGAGTGGCCGACGAACTCGGGTGGGCGAAGCTCGACGGGGTCGCCGTCGGCGGCGCGAGCGACGGCAACTTCGTGTCCGGGCTCGGGCGTCCGGTGCTGGACGGGCTCGGCGCGGTCGGCGCGGGCGCGCACGCCCGCCACGAGCACGTGTTGCTCGACCACATGCCCGCCAGGACCGCGCTCGTGGCCGGAATCCTGACCGCGCTGGCCGACCGGAGCTGA
- a CDS encoding AbgT family transporter — protein sequence MAEKTETVSSEKTSRSVRVTLRVLAGIERLGNKLPHPFWLFVIMAGIVVVLSAVLDALGAFAISPTTGERVEITSLLSGEGIQMMIGEAVDNFAAFPPLALIIVVMLGVAVAERSGMLSALLRRTVTRVPPKYLTFALAFTGVCASVLSDAAYVVLIPLGALVFKAAGRSPILGTVVAFGSISAGYDASVLVTAGDVLFAGISTSAADLIEPGYVVNPLANYFFTAVSAVVLGLVITLVTEFLLTKRTANMTVDGDSSDDDLGEMELTAAERKGLRYAGLVLLGFAVLIAAALIPSGSPFRGEDGGVLTSPIITGIALVLGLAFLIMGAVYGRVVGTLPKAADIPAAMATGVRDLAPVMVLFFAASQFIAYFKWTSMGEVIAVRGADLLGSLGVHPLVMLLGLIAVAAVMNLFITSGSAQWTLIAPVFVPMFMLLDVPPETTQAAYRIADSATNLISPMSPYFVMALGFLQRYRKNAGIGTLMSLTLPISIVVLTSWTLLFVAWWLTGVPLGPGAPVR from the coding sequence GTGGCCGAGAAGACTGAGACGGTCTCCTCCGAGAAGACCTCCCGTAGCGTGCGCGTGACGCTGCGTGTACTCGCGGGCATCGAGCGGCTGGGCAACAAGCTGCCGCACCCCTTCTGGCTCTTCGTGATCATGGCCGGGATCGTGGTCGTCCTCAGCGCCGTCCTCGACGCGCTGGGCGCCTTCGCCATCTCCCCGACCACCGGCGAACGCGTCGAGATCACAAGCCTGCTCTCCGGTGAGGGCATACAGATGATGATCGGCGAGGCGGTGGACAACTTCGCCGCGTTCCCGCCGTTGGCGCTCATCATCGTGGTCATGCTCGGCGTGGCGGTGGCCGAGCGCAGCGGGATGCTCTCCGCGCTGCTGCGCCGTACCGTGACGCGTGTTCCCCCGAAGTACCTGACCTTCGCGTTGGCGTTCACCGGCGTGTGCGCGAGCGTGCTCTCCGACGCCGCGTACGTGGTGTTGATCCCGCTCGGCGCGCTGGTGTTCAAGGCGGCGGGTCGCAGCCCGATCCTGGGCACGGTCGTGGCGTTCGGCTCGATCTCGGCCGGATACGACGCGTCGGTGCTCGTCACCGCGGGTGACGTCCTGTTCGCGGGCATCAGCACGAGTGCCGCCGACCTCATCGAGCCGGGCTACGTGGTCAACCCGCTGGCGAACTACTTCTTCACGGCGGTGTCGGCGGTCGTCCTCGGCCTCGTCATCACGCTGGTCACCGAGTTCCTGCTCACCAAGCGCACGGCGAACATGACCGTGGACGGCGACAGCAGCGACGACGACCTCGGCGAGATGGAGCTCACCGCCGCCGAGCGCAAGGGCCTGCGCTACGCCGGGCTGGTGCTGCTCGGGTTCGCGGTGCTCATCGCCGCCGCGCTGATTCCGTCCGGCTCCCCGTTCCGCGGTGAGGACGGCGGTGTGCTGACCTCCCCGATCATCACCGGCATCGCGCTGGTGCTCGGCCTGGCGTTCCTCATCATGGGCGCCGTCTACGGCCGCGTCGTGGGCACGTTGCCCAAGGCCGCCGACATCCCGGCCGCGATGGCCACGGGTGTGCGCGACCTGGCGCCGGTGATGGTGCTGTTCTTCGCGGCGAGCCAGTTCATCGCCTACTTCAAGTGGACGTCGATGGGCGAGGTCATCGCCGTCCGAGGGGCGGACCTGCTCGGTTCCCTGGGCGTGCACCCGCTGGTGATGCTTCTCGGTCTGATCGCCGTCGCCGCGGTGATGAACCTCTTCATCACGAGCGGTTCGGCCCAGTGGACGCTGATCGCTCCGGTCTTCGTGCCGATGTTCATGCTGCTGGACGTGCCGCCGGAGACCACGCAGGCCGCCTACCGCATCGCCGACTCCGCCACCAACCTCATCAGCCCCATGAGCCCGTACTTCGTCATGGCGCTGGGCTTCCTGCAGCGCTACCGCAAGAACGCGGGCATCGGCACGTTGATGTCGCTGACGCTGCCCATCTCGATCGTGGTGCTGACGTCGTGGACGTTGCTCTTCGTCGCCTGGTGGCTGACCGGGGTCCCGCTGGGACCGGGCGCGCCCGTGCGCTGA